The window TCTGGTCGACCGAGACCAGGCGCCCCACGCCCGCGAGTTCCTCGGTGATCTCGCCGATGAGCGTGGACTTGCCCGACCCCGAGACACCGGTGACGGCCGTGAACACGCCGAGCGGGAACTCGGCGGTCACCCCGCGCAGGTTGTGCCGGGTGACCGGGCCGACCCTCAACTGGCCGCTTGGAGCGCGCACTTGGCGTACGGCAGCGGGCGAGTCGTCGAACAGGAAGCGCGCCGTCGCCGACTCCGTGACCGCCGCCAGCTCGGCCACCGGCCCGCTGTGCAGCACCTGCCCGCCGTGCTCGCCGGCCCGCGGCCCCACGTCGACCAGCCAGTCGGCGCCGCGTACGACGTCGAGGTGGTGCTCGACGACGAACACCGTGTTCCCGGCCGCCTTCAGCCGCGCCAGCACCGCCAGCAGCGCCTCCGTGTCCGCCGGGTGCAGTCCCGCGGACGGCTCGTCGAGGACGTACACGACACCGAAGAGCCCGGACCGGAGCTGGGTCGCGAGGCGCAGGCGCTGCAGTTCGCCGGCCGAGAGCGTGGGGGTGGCGCGGTCGAGGCTGAGGTAGCCGAGGCCGAGCTCGACGACGGGCCCGATACGGGACTTGAGGTCCTCGGTGAGGACACGGGCCGTCTCCGAAGCGCCGCCGTCCAGGGTGTCCGCCAGCTCCGTGAGCGGCAGCGCGGCCAGCTCGGCGATCGTCCGGCCGGCGAAGGTGACCGCCAGCGCCTCGGGCCGCAGCCTGCTGCCGCCGCACGCCGGGCAGGGCGCGGAGGCAAGGAACCGCTCCGCCTTCGCCCTGAGGGTGGGGCTCTTGGAGTCGGAGAAGGTCTTCATGACGTACCGCCGGGCGCTCATGTACGTGCCCTGGTACGGCCGTTGGATGCGGTCGGCGTCGCGCACCGGGTGGACGGTGACGACCGGCTGCTCGTCGGTGAACAGGATCCACTCACGCTGCTCGGCGGGCAGCTCGCGCCAGGGCCGGTCGACGTCGTGGCCGAGCGTGTCGAGGATGTCGCGCAGGTTCTTGCCCTGCCAGGCACCCGGCCACGCGGCGATCGCGCCCTCCCGGATCGACAGCGACGGGTCGGGGACCAGCAACTCCTCGGTCGTACGGTGCACTTGGCCGAGCCCGTGGCACTGCGGGCACGCCCCGGCCGCCGTGTTGGGCGAGAAGGCGTCCGAGTCGAGCCGCTCCGCGCCGGGCGGGTAGTCGCCGGCTCGGGAGAACAGCATCCGCAGGGAGTTGGAGAGGTTGGTGACCGTGCCGACCGACGAGCGGGACGTCGGCGCCGAGCGCCGCTGCTGCAGGGACACGGCGGGCGGAAGGCCGGTGATCTCGCCGACCTTCGGCGCGCCGACCTGGTGGATCAGCCTGCGTGCGTACGGCGCGACCGACTCGAAGTAGCGGCGCTGGGCCTCCGCGTAGACCGTGCCGAAGGCGAGCGAGGACTTCCCGGAGCCGGACACGCCCGTGAACACGGTCAGCACGTCCCGCGGGATGTCGACGTCCACACCCTTGAGGTTGTGCTCACGGGCGCCGCGGACACGGACGTACGGGTCGTGCGGGGAGTGCATGGGTACGAGCTCCGGGATGTGCGAGTCGGGGGCGCGGGCAAACCCCGCGATTCTATGCGAACCAGACGCTCGCGCGTTCGGGCCACCTGATGTTCACGAGGCCGTCGGCTCACTCACACCGGCCGCCCATAACGTCTCGCCAGTCTCGCTTTCCTACCGAGGAGTATCGTGAGCGCTTCAGCTCTGAGCACTCTCACCGCCGCGCTGCTGATGGTCTCCGGCGCGGGCGCGCCGCAGCCGGTCGCAGTCTCCGCGCGCGTGGAGACGCCCGCCGTGTACGACGACGAGGCGGGCGGCAACGCCGATGCCGACGACCCGGCCGTGTGGGTCGACCCCGACC of the Streptomyces sp. T12 genome contains:
- a CDS encoding excinuclease ABC subunit UvrA, producing MHSPHDPYVRVRGAREHNLKGVDVDIPRDVLTVFTGVSGSGKSSLAFGTVYAEAQRRYFESVAPYARRLIHQVGAPKVGEITGLPPAVSLQQRRSAPTSRSSVGTVTNLSNSLRMLFSRAGDYPPGAERLDSDAFSPNTAAGACPQCHGLGQVHRTTEELLVPDPSLSIREGAIAAWPGAWQGKNLRDILDTLGHDVDRPWRELPAEQREWILFTDEQPVVTVHPVRDADRIQRPYQGTYMSARRYVMKTFSDSKSPTLRAKAERFLASAPCPACGGSRLRPEALAVTFAGRTIAELAALPLTELADTLDGGASETARVLTEDLKSRIGPVVELGLGYLSLDRATPTLSAGELQRLRLATQLRSGLFGVVYVLDEPSAGLHPADTEALLAVLARLKAAGNTVFVVEHHLDVVRGADWLVDVGPRAGEHGGQVLHSGPVAELAAVTESATARFLFDDSPAAVRQVRAPSGQLRVGPVTRHNLRGVTAEFPLGVFTAVTGVSGSGKSTLIGEITEELAGVGRLVSVDQKPIGRTPRSNLATYTGLFDVVRKVFAATDEARSRGYGVGRFSFNVAGGRCETCQGEGFVSVELLFLPSTYAPCPDCGGARYNTETLQVAYRGRNIAQVLDLTVEAAADFFADTPAVTRSLATLLDVGLGYLRLGQPATELSGGEAQRIKLASELQRGRRGHTLYLLDEPTTGLHPADVEVLMRQLHGLVDAGHTVVVVEHDMSVVAGADWVIDLGPGGGDAGGRIVVAGPPAQVARATGSATAPYLARVMP